A region from the Panicum hallii strain FIL2 chromosome 1, PHallii_v3.1, whole genome shotgun sequence genome encodes:
- the LOC112876433 gene encoding kinesin-like protein KIN-14D, which translates to MSLRDPDAAPPDPSRRRPDAVEWLRSLFPDVRLPPQATDDDLRAALANGRLLCALLRRLLPGALLDDATSDNLGRFRAAVERMGVPSFSAYDLERGELSAVVTCVLALKDRFSSRLDEDHRSSTFLTRCDSEGGRRNMESKLQRVLSSPVMSEPYSPSFGAEAYSPSRVFQPKQGYSDLPGCKISDLMKSSSLENAPTQSLLGVVNSILDESIERKNAQIPYRTACLLRKVIVEIERRISTQAGHIRNQNNLIKAREEKYQSRIRVLEALACGARGQTHVERDKLEGKGQLAEDDMARLMQYEEDLVRLMKEKEDMIWLLKEKEDMIRLLKEKEDMVRLLKIKEDTGNLNNDKVDRLLKEKDDTVVRLTKEKDEMVRLLKDKEDIIRLMKEKEGMVNVKDVSVEDTQRATDESKRLLKEKDAIVVQLTKEKADMIRLLKEKEVIIRIMKEKEDMVNLAGGAVSDRKQEIDDDRDRLIKENNDALARLTMEKENITKLLKEKEDVIRLMKEKEDKAVMKKDNVEDRKQATVEDADRSMEEKGDIIRLMKEKEDYSNTIMKLKQELQSLRSSHEESCKLLESKKGDVVKLLTDKEMNENIILKLKQELEATKKLHEAQSQQLETKAAKVSKELEQRIKEIELMLEDSTKRRIELEESAESRIQFWKQKQIVVNKFVGLQIKNAQDLRLSSVSIRHEILNCQKRWFEELAGLGQNLKVVTNTAEKYHAALADNRKLFNEIQELKGNIRVYCRIRPFRPWEDEKSTSVEHIGENGELVLSNPTKKGKEGGKNFTFNKVFGPTTTQDMVFKDIQPLIRSVLDGYNVCIFAYGQTGSGKTYTMMGPENADEKEWGVNYRALNDLFNISHDRRDTIKYELGVQMVEIYNEQIRDLLGTGGSQKKLGIQNTTQPNGLAVPDATMCPVNSTSHVIELMQTGHNNRSMSATALNERSSRSHSVVTIHVQGQDLKTENTLRGALHLVDLAGSERVDRSAVTGDRLKEAQHINKSLAALGDVIFSLSQKNAHVPYRNSKLTQVLQTSLGGHAKTLMFVQVNPDVLSYTETLSTLKFAERVSGVELGVARINKEGKDVKELMDQLALLKDTISKKDDEIDRLQLLNSSNSRPKSTKHGDSLLKHSSSSPGMTSLGKVATFGSGAASDLDNFSDTSDRHSEVGSLLSTDENQQLGQSSANPEVSALGDVELDGRLSDVSDGGISAGAETDSSVNNVVDQEQEKPSSAGKERLVKAVNRVQKLTVPKVGQASSLRPKPRDPSVPKSSVAIATRKSTTTQATAPARTSSTSKRVP; encoded by the exons ATGTCCCTCCGCGACCCCGATGCCGCGCCGCCAGACCCAT cgaggcggcggccggacgCCGTCGAGTGGCTGCGCTCCCTGTTCCCGGACGTGCGCCTGCCGCCGCAGGCCACCGACGACGACCTGCGCGCCGCGCTCGCCAATGGCAGGCTGCTCTGCGCGCTCCTGCGGCGGCTCCTGCCCGGCGCGCTGCTGGACGACGCCACCTCCGATAACCTCGGCAGGttccgcgccgccgtcgagcggaTGGGCGTGCCCAGCTTCAGCGCCTACGACCTCGAGAGG GGGGAACTGTCAGCGGTTGTTACCTGCGTTCTTGCTCTGAAGGACCGGTTCTCGTCGCGCCTAGATGAAGACCACCGCAGCTCGACCTTCCTCACCAGGTGTGACAGCGAAGGAGGCCGGAGGAACATGGAATCTAAGCTGCAAAGGGTACTGTCAAGCCCCGTGATGTCAG AGCCATACTCTCCTTCCTTTGGAGCCGAAGCCTATTCTCCGTCACGGGTATTTCAGCCGAAACAAGGATATTCTGATCTACCTGGTTGTAAAATTTCAGACTTGATGAAATCTTCCAGCTTGGAG AATGCTCCCACCCAGTCACTTTTGGGTGTTGTGAACAGCATCCTTGATGAGAGCATCGAGAGGAAGAATGCACAAATACCTTAT CGCACTGCTTGCCTTTTGAGGAAGGTCATAGTGGAGATTGAAAGGCGTATTTCTACTCAGGCTGGGCATATACGAAAC CAAAATAACCTGATTAAAGCTCGCGAAGAGAAGTATCAGTCACGGATAAGAGTGCTAGAAGCCCTGGCTTGTGGGGCACGTGGGCAAACACAT GTAGAGAGAGACAAACTTGAAGGCAAGGGGCAACTAGCAGAGGATGATATGGCTAGATTAATGCAGTACGAGGAAGACTTGGTAAGATTGATGAAAGAGAAGGAAGATATGATTTGGTTGCTGAAAGAGAAGGAAGATATGATCAGGTTGCTGAAGGAAAAGGAAGATATGGTTAGACTGTTGAAGATAAAGGAAGACACGGGAAACTTGAATAATGACAAAGTAGATAGGTTACTTAAGGAGAAGGATGATACTGTAGTTAGATTGACAAAAGAGAAGGATGAAATGGTTCGGTtattgaaggataaggaggatatAATTAGGCTAATGAAGGAGAAGGAAGGCATGGTTAATGTGAAAGATGTCTCAGTTGAAGATACACAAAGAGCAACAGATGAGAGCAAACGGCTACTTAAGGAAAAGGATGCTATTGTTGTTCAATTGACAAAAGAGAAGGCAGACATGATTAGATTGTTGAAGGAGAAGGAAGTTATAATTAGAATAATGAAGGAGAAAGAAGATATGGTCAACTTAGCTGGTGGTGCAGTTAGCGATAGGAAGCAAGAAATAGATGACGATAGAGACAGGTTGATCAAGGAGAACAATGATGCCCTTGCTAGGTTAACAATGGAGAaggaaaatattactaagttgcTAAAAGAGAAGGAGGATGTGATTAGATTGATGAAGGAGAAAGAAGataaagctgtcatgaagaaagacAATGTTGAAGACAGAAAACAGGCAACAGTTGAAGATGCAGATAGGTCAATGGAGGAGAAGGGCGACATAATTAGGCTGATGAAAGAGAAGGAGGATTATAGCAATACAATTATGAAACTTAAGCAGGAACTGCAATCATTAAGATCATCACATGAGGAGAGCTGCAAATTGTTAGAATCTAAGAAGGGAGATGTAGTTAAGCTTCTCACAGACAAGGAAATGAATGAAAATATAATTTTGAAACTCAAGCAAGAACTTGAGGCAACCAAAAAGTTGCATGAGGCACAAAGTCAGCAACTAGAGACCAAAGCTGCCAAAGTAAGTAAGGAGTTGGAACAGAGGATAAAAGAAATAGAGCTCATGTTAGAAGATTCTACCAAGAGGAGAATAGAACTTGAGGAATCAGCTGAATCTAGAATCCAATTTTGGAAGCAGAAGCAAATAGTGGTAAACAAATTTGTTGGTTTGCAAATAAAGAATGCTCAG GATTTGAGGCTATCTTCTGTTTCCATTAGGCATGAAATCCTAAATTGTCAAAAAAGATGGTTTGAAGAACTAGCAGGCCTTG GACAAAACCTTAAGGTGGTCACAAATACTGCGGAAAAATATCATGCAGCTCTTGCAGATAATAGAAAATTATTCAATGAGATCCAAGAACTGAAAG GAAATATCAGAGTTTATTGCCGGATAAGACCTTTTCGACCCTGGGAGGATGAGAAGTCCACTTCAGTTGAACATATTGGTGAGAACGGTGAACTGGTTTTATCAAACCCTacaaagaaaggaaaggaaggaggaaAGAATTTCACATTCAACAAAGTTTTTGGTCCTACAACTACACAAG ATATGGTCTTCAAGGATATTCAACCACTAATTAGATCTGTTCTTGATGGCTACAATGTTTGCATTTTCGCATATGGCCAAACTGGATCAGGAAAAACATATACTATG ATGGGACCTGAAAACGCTGATGAGAAGGAATGGGGTGTCAATTATCGAGCACTGAATGATCTTTTCAATATCTCCCATGATCGGCGAGACACAATTAAGTATGAACTTGGCGTTCAAATGGTTGAGATATACAATGAGCAGATCCGTGATCTCCTTGGTACTGGTGGTTCACAGAAGAA ACTAGGGATCCAGAATACCACCCAGCCCAATGGACTCGCAGTTCCCGACGCAACAATGTGTCCTGTTAATTCGACTTCTCATGTTATTGAGCTAATGCAAACAGGGCACAACAATAGATCCATGAGTGCAACAGCCTTGAATGAGAGAAGCAGCAGGTCTCACAG TGTTGTGACCATCCATGTACAAGGCCAGGATTTGAAAACAGAAAACACTTTGCGTGGCGCTCTGCATCTCGTGGACCTTGCTGGCAGTGAAAGGGTGGACCGATCTGCGGTTACAGGAGACAGGCTCAAAGAAGCACAGCACATTAACAAGTCTTTGGCTGCTCTTGGGGATGTTATATTTTCTTTGTCACAAAAGAATGCTCATGTACCATACAGAAATAGCAAGCTTACACAAGTCTTACAAACTTCTCTGG GTGGGCATGCAAAGACCCTAATGTTTGTGCAAGTCAACCCAGATGTTTTGTCGTACACAGAGACTTTAAGTACACTGAAATTTGCTGAACGTGTGTCTGGGGTGGAACTAGGTGTTGCACGGATCAATAAGGAGGGAAAGGATGTCAAAGAACTAATGGATCAG CTTGCGCTGCTCAAGGATACCATTTCAAAGAAGGATGATGAAATTGATCGGCTGCAACTACTCAATAGTAGTAACTCCCGACCAAAGTCCACGAAACACGGTGACTCCCTGTTGAAGCATTCATCCTCTTCTCCAGGCATGACGTCCCTAGGAAAGGTGGCAACCTTTGGCAGTGGGGCTGCTTCTGATCTTGACAACTTCTCTGACACCAGTGACAGGCATTCTGAGGTTGGGTCCCTGCTCTCAACTGATGAAAATCAACAGCTGGGTCAGAGCTCTGCTAATCCTGAGGTTTCTGCCCTCGGTGATGTTGAATTAGACGGAAGGTTAAGTGATGTGTCAGATGGTGGTATATCAGCAGGTGCAGAAACTGACAGTTCAGTGAACAACGTTGTGGATCAAGAACAAGAGAAACCATCTAGTGCTGGAAAAGAGCGGTT AGTTAAAGCAGTAAATCGAGTCCAGAAGCTTACAGTCCCAAAAGTAGGTCAAGCATCAAGCTTGCGGCCTAAACCAAGAGATCCTTCTGTTCCTAAATCTTCAG TGGCAATAGCTACGCGAAAAAGTACAACCACTCAAGCAACTGCCCCAGCAAGAACTAGCAGCACTTCAAAACGAGTACCATAG
- the LOC112872923 gene encoding uncharacterized protein LOC112872923: protein MASGKQQQQGQGVVAAAEPGAARRLWRVVRAVLYMLRRGLPSGRKLAMDLSLLLHRGKIAGKALGELFLAFHHGRHGSAAAFPYAGAGSSSTAGAGPFSCRALDPSLAVHEPAPAGRREVEFSCSNTPSSAARGGGLGLLGVGKRRRRNRQHRDDTSGGYLQYSNYDAAEVARVFEMLNDDDHYYRVFGDDGAAEPGAAASAATSVTATPSPAQLLYWAVARSPAVAAARSRTPRLTDSPADGAGVDRQADEFIRRFYEQLRAQRSAASTPDYYGHTAAASPYTTPRARRPVAAGIA from the coding sequence ATGGCGAGcgggaagcagcagcagcagggccagggcgtggtggcggcggcggagccgggcgcggcgcggcggctgtGGCGCGTGGTGCGCGCCGTGCTGTACATGCTGCGCCGGGGCCTGCCGTCGGGCCGCAAGCTCGCCATGGACCTtagcctcctcctccaccgcggaAAGATCGCGGGGAAGGCGCTCGGCGAGCTCTTCCTCGCCTTCCACCACGGCCGCCACGGCTCCGCGGCCGCTTTCCCCTACGCTGGCgccggcagcagcagcaccgccgGTGCGGGGCCCTTCTCGTGCCGCGCGCTCGACCCGAGCCTCGCGGTCCACGAGCCcgcgccggcggggcggcgcgaggTCGAGTTCAGCTGCAGCAACACCCCCTCCTCCGCGGCGAGAGGCGGGGGCCTCGGCCTCCTCGGCGTcggcaagcgccgccgccgcaaccgTCAGCATCGCGACGACACCTCCGGCGGCTACCTCCAGTACAGCAACTACGACGCGGCCGAGGTGGCGCGGGTGTTCGAGATGCTCAACGACGACGACCACTACTACCGCGTCTtcggcgacgacggcgccgccgagccgggcgcggcggcgtccgccgccacctccgtgACCGCGACGCCTTCCCCCGCGCAGCTGCTGTACTGGGCTGTGGCGCGCAGCCCCGCCgttgcggcggcgaggagcaggACGCCGCGCCTCACCGACTCGCCGGCCGACGGCGCCGGGGTGGACCGGCAGGCGGACGAGTTCATCCGGCGGTTCTACGAGCAGCTCCGCGCGCAGAGGAGCGCCGCGTCCACCCCGGACTACTACGGCCACACTGCCGCCGCCAGCCCCTACAccaccccgcgcgcgcggcggcccgTCGCCGCCGGCATCGCCTAG
- the LOC112873366 gene encoding uncharacterized protein LOC112873366: MAPNGEAPAMAAAVVPLLATIIGSFGSGEHRRQQRIPSSHELRSCVADHDKEVEDGGHDGGGGGGSDPRDAARPAAEVEDAQCECCGMSEECTPGYIGAVRRRFSGRWVCGLCAEAVAEEAGKNGGDREAALAAHMAVCRRFNGFGRTHQALFQADAVIDIVRRLAGPRSPKFSAGTRAIGDGAKNGLAGSSGCMALVAGVRTDQAVTN; this comes from the coding sequence ATGGCGCCCAATGGAGAAGCACCGGCCATGGCAGCCGCCGTGGTGCCGCTGCTGGCGACGATCATTGGCAGCTTCGGCAGCGGCGAGCACAGGCGGCAGCAGAGGATCCCGTCGTCCCACGAGCTCCGCAGCTGCGTTGCAGACCACGATAAGGAGGTGGAAGACGGCggccacgacggcggcggcggcggtggcagcgaCCCGCGGGACGCCGCTCgcccggcggcggaggtggaggacGCCCAGTGCGAGTGCTGCGGCATGTCGGAGGAGTGCACCCCGGGGTACATCGGCGCGGTGCGGCGCCGCTTCTCGGGGCGGTGGGTCTGCGGGCTCTGCGCCGAGGCCGTGGCCGAGGAGGCCGGCAAGAACGGCGGCGACCGGGAGGCCGCGCtcgcggcgcacatggccgtgTGCCGGCGGTTCAACGGCTTCGGGAGGACGCACCAGGCGCTCTTCCAGGCCGACGCCGTCATCGACATCGTGAGGAGGCTCGCGGGGCCGAGGTCGCCGAAGTTCAGCGCTGGAACGAGAGCCATCGGTGACGGCGCCAAGAACGGCCTCGCTGGCAGCTCCGGGTGCATggcgctcgtcgccggcgtaCGCACCGATCAGGCGGTGACCAACTAG
- the LOC112899484 gene encoding uncharacterized protein LOC112899484 isoform X4, which yields MASRLRSFARPAAAAFLRSAASRSPAASLPRSLAPVPRAPAVGRLMALARSLQPLHSAVSAARLTSRLGAEVARAVSQETGLSVPR from the exons ATGGCGTCGCGCCTCCGTTCCTTcgcccgcccggccgccgcggccttcCTCCGCTCCGCAGCCAGCCGGAGCCCCGCCGCTTCCCTCCCCCGCTCCCTCGCTCCCGTCCCCAG GGCTCCGGCCGTGGGGCGGCTGATGGCGCTGGCGCGGTCGCTGCAGCCGCTGCACAGCGCGGTCTCGGCGGCGCGGCTGACGTCGCGGCTGGGGGCGGAGGTAGCCCGGGCCGTGTCGCAGG AGACGGGGCTCAGTGTCCCTCGATAA
- the LOC112899484 gene encoding uncharacterized protein LOC112899484 isoform X2 codes for MASRLRSFARPAAAAFLRSAASRSPAASLPRSLAPVPRAPAVGRLMALARSLQPLHSAVSAARLTSRLGAEVARAVSQGMYVNDSVCLRL; via the exons ATGGCGTCGCGCCTCCGTTCCTTcgcccgcccggccgccgcggccttcCTCCGCTCCGCAGCCAGCCGGAGCCCCGCCGCTTCCCTCCCCCGCTCCCTCGCTCCCGTCCCCAG GGCTCCGGCCGTGGGGCGGCTGATGGCGCTGGCGCGGTCGCTGCAGCCGCTGCACAGCGCGGTCTCGGCGGCGCGGCTGACGTCGCGGCTGGGGGCGGAGGTAGCCCGGGCCGTGTCGCAGG GGATGTATGTAAATGATTCGGTGTGTCTCAGGCTGTAA
- the LOC112899484 gene encoding uncharacterized protein LOC112899484 isoform X1 → MASRLRSFARPAAAAFLRSAASRSPAASLPRSLAPVPRAPAVGRLMALARSLQPLHSAVSAARLTSRLGAEVARAVSQGDVCPSWCSGVVSLEIGLHFIH, encoded by the exons ATGGCGTCGCGCCTCCGTTCCTTcgcccgcccggccgccgcggccttcCTCCGCTCCGCAGCCAGCCGGAGCCCCGCCGCTTCCCTCCCCCGCTCCCTCGCTCCCGTCCCCAG GGCTCCGGCCGTGGGGCGGCTGATGGCGCTGGCGCGGTCGCTGCAGCCGCTGCACAGCGCGGTCTCGGCGGCGCGGCTGACGTCGCGGCTGGGGGCGGAGGTAGCCCGGGCCGTGTCGCAGG GTGATGTCTGTCCTTCCTGGTGCTCAGGAGTTGTTTCGCTGGAGATTGGGCTTCATTTTATCCACTAG
- the LOC112899484 gene encoding uncharacterized protein LOC112899484 isoform X3, with amino-acid sequence MASRLRSFARPAAAAFLRSAASRSPAASLPRSLAPVPRAPAVGRLMALARSLQPLHSAVSAARLTSRLGAEVARAVSQGTLCSSYPGV; translated from the exons ATGGCGTCGCGCCTCCGTTCCTTcgcccgcccggccgccgcggccttcCTCCGCTCCGCAGCCAGCCGGAGCCCCGCCGCTTCCCTCCCCCGCTCCCTCGCTCCCGTCCCCAG GGCTCCGGCCGTGGGGCGGCTGATGGCGCTGGCGCGGTCGCTGCAGCCGCTGCACAGCGCGGTCTCGGCGGCGCGGCTGACGTCGCGGCTGGGGGCGGAGGTAGCCCGGGCCGTGTCGCAGGGTACGCTCTGCAGCTCCTACCCGGGAGTCTGA
- the LOC112885200 gene encoding protein phosphatase 1 regulatory inhibitor subunit PPP1R7 homolog, with amino-acid sequence MASGEGAGDPQAAAVSGEAEAKMETEEQEGPVLCLDLTSYQLHDLSEVEIPPTLEEVDLTANRLTSADPRIGRLAGLRKLSFRQNLLDDAAVAPLSSWDAIARLQELVLRDNKLSRIPDASIFKGLLIFDVSFNEISSLTGLSKVSSTLKELYVSKNEVAKMEELEHLHALEILELGSNRLRVMENLETLTNLQELWLGRNRIRTVNLCGLKLIKKISLQSNRLTSMDGFQECIALEELYLSHNGIQKMEGLSTLQNLRVLDVSSNKLTAIENIETLTRLEDLWLNDNQIPSLDGIEAALAGSRKKLTTIYLERNPCAKTPNYSSTLKQVFPNLEQIDSDIIA; translated from the exons ATGGCCTCTGGGGAGGGTGCCGGCGATCCGCAGGCCGCGGCCGTcagcggcgaggcggaggccAAGATGGAGACGGAGGAGCAGGAAGGGCCGGTGCTGTGCCTCGACCTGACGAGCTACCAGCTGCACGATCTGAGCGAGGTGGAGATCCCGCCCACGCTGGAGGAGGTCGATCTCACCGCCAACCGCCTCACCTCCGCTGATCCACGCATCGGGCGACTCGCCGGCCTCCGCAAGCTCTCCTTCCGCCAGAACCTCCTCGACGACGCCGCTGTCGCGCCGCTCTCGTCCTGGGACGCAATCGCCAGATTGCAG GAGTTGGTCCTTAGAGATAACAAACTTTCAAGGATTCCTGATGCCAGCATCTTCAAAGGTCTCCTGATTTTTGATGTATCATTCAATGAGATATCTTCCTTGACTGGGCTGTCCAAGGTTTCCAGCACATTGAAGGAACTTTATGTTTCAAAAAATGAAGTTGCAAAGATGGAAGAACTTGAACACTTGCATGCATTGGAAATTCTTGAACTTGGCAGCAACAGATTAAGG GTGATGGAAAATCTTGAAACCTTGACTAATCTACAAGAGCTATGGCTGGGAAGAAATCGAATTCGAACTGTCAACTTGTGTGGTTTGAAACTGATCAAGAAAATAAGTTTGCAAAGCAACAGATTAACTTCGATGGATGGGTTTCAG GAATGTATTGCATTAGAGGAACTGTACCTCAGCCACAATGGTATTCAAAAGATGGAAGGCCTCTCTACCTTGCAGAACCTCCGTGTTTTGGATGTTTCATCTAACAAGCTAACCGCTATAGAAAATATTGAAACCTTAACCAG GTTGGAGGATCTGTGGTTGAATGACAACCAAATACCATCACTAGATGGGATAGAGGCTGCTTTGGCTGGTTCACGGAAGAAGTTGACAACCATATATCTTGAGCGAAATCCCTGT GCAAAAACTCCAAATTACTCATCCACGTTGAAGCAAGTATTTCCAAATCTCGAGCAAATTGATTCAGATATCATAGCGTGA
- the LOC112895284 gene encoding mavicyanin-like has product MAAAATSRRLLALAAVLVLAVLSLQAAVSSAAAKGTRYTVGGADGWRVPPPEDKERFYADWASNITFYVDDSVEFVYKNDSVIKVGKAGYYHCNETAPDAAPRDGTTLFVLDAPGPAYFASADLDHCNMGQRLMVDVLADGAAPGPWASGPSVQHSAAALVPVALAALAAGFV; this is encoded by the exons ATGGCTGCCGCAGCGACgtcccgccgcctcctcgcgctcgccgccgtcctcgtcCTCGCCGTACTCTCCCTCCAGGCTGCGGTGTCGTCCGCGGCGGCGAAGGGGACGCGGTACACGGTCGGCGGGGCGGACGGGTGGCGCGTGCCGCCGCCGGAGGACAAGGAGCGTTTCTACGCCGACTGGGCCTCCAACATCACCTTCTACGTCGACGACTCCGTCG AGTTCGTGTACAAGAACGACTCGGTGATCAAGGTGGGCAAGGCGGGGTACTACCACTGCAACGAGACCGCCCCCGACGCGGCGCCGCGAGACGGCACCACGCTCTTCGTCCTCGACGCCCCCGGCCCGGCCTACTTCGCCAGCGCCGACCTCGACCACTGCAACATGGGGCAGCGTCTCATGGTCGACGTCCTCGCCGACGGCGCGGCGCCCGGGCCGTGGGCGTCGGGCCCGTCCGTGCagcactccgccgccgccctggtGCCCGTCGCGCTGGCGGCGTTGGCGGCCGGTTTCGTTTGA